The following proteins are co-located in the Agromyces laixinhei genome:
- a CDS encoding helix-turn-helix transcriptional regulator: MRSTEDEPAALASSAALASPARRRVLGALERSGEPVEAAELAESIGVHVTTARFHLDQLVDAGVVETTTRHRGRRGRPRLQYALVDAVAARARDERSRDRLIDALAAALEGQGSETRARLSSEAGQNWAASLSVPSGGEAPTERLVRVLDELGFAPERVPEGLSLHACPFRDSARRHRGVICAVHESLIREVLAGDAPDEPDDPDAPAASDSRVEARLLPFAAPDRCLVALSAAR, encoded by the coding sequence ATGCGATCGACGGAGGATGAGCCTGCCGCACTCGCGTCATCGGCCGCACTCGCGTCGCCGGCCAGACGGCGGGTGCTGGGCGCACTGGAGCGGTCGGGCGAGCCCGTCGAGGCTGCCGAGCTCGCCGAGTCGATCGGCGTGCATGTCACGACCGCGCGCTTCCACCTCGACCAGCTCGTCGATGCCGGGGTCGTCGAGACGACGACTCGCCATCGGGGGCGTCGCGGTCGCCCGCGACTGCAATACGCGCTGGTCGACGCGGTTGCGGCACGCGCGCGAGACGAACGCTCCCGCGACCGGCTGATCGACGCGCTCGCGGCCGCACTCGAAGGGCAGGGAAGCGAGACGCGGGCGAGACTCTCGAGTGAAGCGGGGCAGAACTGGGCTGCGAGCCTGTCCGTTCCGTCGGGCGGTGAGGCGCCGACCGAGCGGCTCGTCCGGGTGCTCGATGAACTCGGCTTCGCACCCGAACGGGTCCCTGAGGGGCTCTCGCTCCACGCCTGCCCGTTCCGCGATTCGGCGCGCCGTCACCGAGGCGTCATCTGCGCGGTGCACGAGAGCCTCATCCGCGAAGTGCTCGCCGGCGATGCACCCGATGAACCCGATGATCCCGACGCACCCGCGGCATCCGATTCGCGCGTCGAGGCCCGGCTCCTGCCGTTCGCCGCACCCGACCGGTGTCTCGTCGCGCTCAGTGCGGCGCGCTGA
- a CDS encoding cupin domain-containing protein: MSSRFQIIATDEAHLREVMPCEDGEVRSRRVFALDGVSLVLISLGRGAVMRDHTARAPILIRGVSGRSVVTIGDERVDLAVGALVQLDAGVPHAVEAIGPAQLLLTVLGSARAHTREVGREHGDAEASDAEASVAEAPATEASTAPADAR; this comes from the coding sequence ATGAGCTCGCGGTTTCAGATCATCGCCACTGACGAAGCGCACCTTCGCGAGGTGATGCCATGCGAAGACGGCGAAGTGCGCAGCCGCCGGGTCTTCGCACTCGACGGCGTCTCGCTCGTGCTCATCAGCCTCGGACGCGGCGCGGTGATGCGCGACCACACGGCCAGAGCACCCATTCTCATCCGCGGCGTCTCGGGCCGGTCGGTCGTCACGATCGGCGACGAGCGCGTCGATCTCGCCGTCGGGGCGTTGGTGCAACTCGACGCCGGCGTGCCGCACGCGGTCGAGGCGATCGGGCCGGCGCAACTGCTGCTCACGGTGCTCGGCTCTGCGCGAGCGCACACCCGTGAGGTCGGGCGCGAGCACGGCGACGCCGAAGCATCCGACGCAGAGGCATCTGTCGCCGAGGCACCCGCCACAGAGGCATCCACCGCGCCGGCGGATGCACGGTGA
- a CDS encoding group III truncated hemoglobin: protein MADLPSGLVELRDIRDRDDVAQLVESFYRRAFTDPLIGPIFTDVAHMDLDHHLPIMCDFWETVLFRAGSYRRNAFAMHVALHAKSPLGAAHFDRWLELWVANVDAQFAGDAAERAKIQARRIAASISRRLSGRSGSALETISTRARLEAEEAIDAIDGG, encoded by the coding sequence ATGGCCGATCTACCGAGCGGACTCGTAGAGCTCCGAGACATCCGCGACCGCGACGATGTCGCACAGCTCGTCGAGTCCTTCTACCGTCGCGCCTTCACCGACCCGCTCATCGGGCCGATCTTCACCGATGTCGCCCACATGGATCTCGACCACCACCTTCCGATCATGTGCGACTTCTGGGAGACGGTGCTCTTCCGTGCCGGCAGTTATCGTCGGAACGCGTTCGCCATGCACGTCGCGCTGCACGCGAAGTCTCCGCTCGGCGCGGCGCACTTCGACCGATGGCTCGAACTCTGGGTCGCGAACGTCGACGCGCAGTTCGCCGGCGACGCGGCGGAGCGCGCGAAGATCCAGGCGCGTCGCATCGCCGCCTCGATCAGTCGGCGGTTGTCGGGGCGTTCGGGCAGCGCGCTCGAGACGATCTCGACGCGGGCACGGCTCGAGGCGGAGGAGGCGATCGATGCGATCGACGGAGGATGA